One Bombus fervidus isolate BK054 chromosome 5, iyBomFerv1, whole genome shotgun sequence DNA window includes the following coding sequences:
- the LOC139987535 gene encoding uncharacterized protein: MRAPWLVLILARILELVLGDHVCHRNHTDISIPDQRSPEILSRRRRLTFPMGSTFVLTLSILQPIQIKLPSNWNLDFEFDVIWPIPQQENFRKKYHKKRPWMVKRRHRRELYATFETALNSRNLPGKQCILRTICEAKTLLSPRGMSFVEDVIRLILSNVERVKEVDSYDVAYRTKLPCDVIYPCPFSLLKLLLFNLYSDDLG; the protein is encoded by the exons ATGAGGGCCCCGTGGCTGGTGCTGATTCTCGCTAGGATCCTCGAGCTGGTCCTCGGGGATCACGTGTGTCACCGTAATCACACCGACATCAGCATCCCCGATCAAAGATCACCGGAGATTCTGTCCAGACGAAGGCGACTCACTTTTCCAATGGGCAGCACATTTGTG CTGACGCTGTCCATATTGCAACCGATTCAGATTAAACTACCCAGCAACTGGAATCTCGATTTCGAGTTCGATGTAATTTGGCCGATACCGCAGCAAGAGAATTTCCGGAAAAAATATCACAAGAAGAGGCCGTGGATGGTGAAACGACGTCATCGCCGCGAATTGTACGCCACTTTTGAGACCGCGTTGAACAG TCGGAACCTACCAGGAAAACAGTGCATTCTCAGGACGATCTGCGAGGCAAAAACGCTGTTGAGTCCACGAGGAATGTCATTTGTGGAAGACGTTATTCGATTGATATTAAG CAACGTTGAACGTGTGAAGGAAGTGGATTCCTACGACGTTGCTTACAGAACAAAGTTGCCATGTGATGTTATTTATCCTTGTCCATTTTCTCTCTTGAAGCTGTTACTCTTTAACTTGTACTCCGACGATCTAGGTtaa